A section of the Oncorhynchus gorbuscha isolate QuinsamMale2020 ecotype Even-year linkage group LG04, OgorEven_v1.0, whole genome shotgun sequence genome encodes:
- the zgc:110699 gene encoding ras-related and estrogen-regulated growth inhibitor → MTDSGPSRKMSRAKLVILGRDNCGKTALCVRFITKRFIGEYDHKKEVTYRCRKTVDKETIDLEILDTANKECVGFAAPSLESSIKWGDGFLIMYSITDRSSFESVSHLKRLIDHVKQTLGIPTVIVANKCDMENGRVVRTEEGKALANDLRCSFFELSVAECSVAVELAVEKLVREVRLEYQRHLLAMDKRSRMLQMRHALSRKLTRSKTMQW, encoded by the exons ATGACCGATTCTGGACCGTCAAGAAAAATGTCACGGGCAAAGTTAGTGATACTTGGACGAGACAACTGTGGAAAGACAG CCCTGTGTGTTAGATTCATCACCAAGCGGTTCATAGGAGAATATGACCATAAAAAGG AAGTAACATACAGGTGTCGGAAAACTGTCGACAAGGAGACCATCGATTTGGAGATTTTGGACACAGCCAACAAG gagtGTGTGGGTTTTGCAGCACCTTCTCTGGAGAGTTCCATTAAATGGGGCGATGGTTTCCTTATTATGTATTCCATCACAGACCGGAGCAGTTTTGAGTCTGTCTCACACTTAAAGAGGCTTATTGATCATGTCAAGCAGACCCTAG GCATACCTACTGTAATAGTTGCGAATAAATGTGACATGGAGAATGGAAGGGTGGTGCGGACAGAAGAAGGAAAGGCCCTTGCCAATGATCTGAG GTGCAGCTTCTTTGAGTTGTCTGTGGCGGAGTGTTCTGTGGCTGTGGAGTTAGCGGTTGAGAAGTTGGTACGAGAGGTGCGCCTGGAGTACCAGCGCCACCTACTGGCCATGGACAAACGCTCACGCATGCTCCAGATGAGGCACGCACTGAGCCGCAAGCTTACCCGCAGCAAGACCATGCAGTGGTGA